One window from the genome of Bubalus kerabau isolate K-KA32 ecotype Philippines breed swamp buffalo chromosome 17, PCC_UOA_SB_1v2, whole genome shotgun sequence encodes:
- the ZNF446 gene encoding zinc finger protein 446: MPSPLGPPSLPSLDPEAIPEDPETARQRFRGFCYQEVAGPRVALARLQFLCHQWLQPEAHSKEQILDLLVLEQFLGALPPEIQAWVRGQQPGSPEEAVVLVEDLQRDPGQLLGWITAHVLQQAVLPATQKTEELVGGVHPSGTVEPLRAASGEGPKDAQMEGNAQLSCSVKEEPDGYVQETASSSPPPPAQSHKEHVEQQEPTSTPFQPPRLQEWGLLEPSQKELYWDAMLEKYGTVVSLGLPHPLPESRAESQPEVLSTGSEGRRRLRPGDESEGRPGGPEAPPPPPPPRSKPYTCTQCGGAFDWKSVFVIHRRAHAGGQCTEKPPAGPPQRALPGPRGYACEECGHSFSWKSQLVIHRKGHAGQRRHLCADCGHSFDWKSQLVIHRKSHRPEAP; this comes from the exons ATGCCATCCCCACTGGGTCCCCCGAGTCTGCCTTCTTTGGACCCCGAGGCCATCCCAGAAGATCCTGAGACGGCACGCCAGCGCTTCCGGGGCTTCTGCTACCAGGAGGTGGCTGGTCCCCGGGTGGCTCTGGCCCGGCTGCAGTTTCTGTGCCACCAGTGGTTACAGCCCGAGGCTCACTCCAAGGAGCAGATTCTGGACCTgctggtgctggagcagttcCTGGGGGCGCTGCCCCCTGAGATTCAGGCCTGGGTGCGGGGCCAGCAGCCAGGCAGCCCCGAGGAGGCGGTTGTCCTGGTCGAAGACCTGCAGCGTGACCCTGGGCAGCTGCTGGGCTGG aTTACAGCACATGTCCTGCAGCAAGCTGTGCTCCCAGCCACGCAGAAGACAGAGGAGTTGGTGGGGGGTGTCCACCcctcagggacagtggagcccCTCAGGGCAGCCTCTGGGGAGGGGCCAAAGGATGCCCAGATGGAGGGCAATGCCCAGCTCAGCTGCAGCGTgaaggaggagcctgatggctatgtgcaggagacag CATCCtccagccccccacctccagcccagtCCCACAAGGAGCACGTCGAACAACAGGAACCGACCTCCACACCCTTCCAGCCACCCCGGCTTCAG GAGTGGGGGCTCCTGGAACCATCCCAGAAGGAGCTGTACTGGGACGCGATGCTGGAGAAGTACGGCACGGTGGTTTCCCTGG GGTTGCCGCACCCCCTGCCTGAGTCCCGCGCGGAGTCTCAGCCGGAGGTGCTGAGCACTGGATCCGAGGGGCGGAGACGCCTCCGCCCTG GAGATGAGAGCGAGGGCCGGCCCGGTGGCCCCGAGGCCCCGCCACCACCACCGCCGCCGAGGAGCAAGCCCTACACGTGCACTCAGTGCGGCGGCGCCTTCGACTGGAAGTCGGTGTTCGTCATCCACCGCCGCGCGCACGCTGGCGGCCAGTGCACAGAGAAGCCACCGGCCGGCCCGCCCCAACGCGCGCTCCCGGGCCCGCGCGGCTACGCCTGTGAGGAGTGCGGCCACAGCTTCAGCTGGAAGTCGCAGCTGGTCATCCACCGCAAGGGCCACGCTGGCCAGCGGCGCCACCTTTGTGCTGACTGCGGCCACAGCTTCGACTGGAAGTCCCAGCTGGTCATCCACCGCAAGAGTCACCGGCCCGAGGCCCCTTGA
- the SLC27A5 gene encoding long-chain fatty acid transport protein 5, whose translation MGLWRRLAFSLLLLLLLWGLGQSPWAAAAAPALRWLLGDPACGLLLGLALLAGPWLGPWTPHWLSLAAAALLLTLLPARPPPGLLWLPADLAYTFLMLRLGLRTWARLRRRPPDTFVDSFERRAREQPGRTILVCTGPGGRAVTFRELDTRACQAAWALKAELAGTEGLRAREPTALLVLPSQMLPALSLWLGLAKLGCPVVWINPHGRGPPLVHAVLSSGARVLVVDPELRANLEEVLPKLQAEKVHCLYLGRSSPTPGVGALGAALAAAPSDPVPADLRADIKLRSPALFIYTSGTTGLPKPAILTYERVLQVAGMLTLCGVTADDVVYTVLPLYHTMGLVLGVLSCLDLGVTCVLAPKFSASSFWDDCRQHGVTVIQYVGEILRYLCNTPQRPEDRTHKVRLAIGNGLRAEVWETFQRRFGPIRIWEMYGSTEGNVGFINYPGRCGAQGKTSCLLRMLSPFELVQYSLETEEPLRDSQGLCIRARPGEAGLLLTQVLRHQPFLGYRGPRELSEKKLVKNVRRPNDLYYNTGDVLAMDHEGFLYFRDRIGDTFRWKGENVSTREVEGVLSVVDFLQEVNVYGVPVPGCEGKVGMAAVQLVPGQAFDGQRLYQHVRTSLPGYAAPHFIRIQDALEITGTFKLVKSRLVREGFNVSVVADPLFVLDNQAQAFRPLTPDIYRAVCEGVWRL comes from the exons ATGGGGCTCTGGAGGCGACTGGCCTtctcgttgctgctgctgctgctgctttgggGCCTGGGGCAGTCGCcatgggcggcggcggcggccccggCCCTGCGCTGGCTCCTGGGCGACCCAGCCTGCGGCCTGCTGCTGGGCCTGGCCCTGCTggcagggccctggctgggcccCTGGACACCGCACTGGCTGAGCCTGGCTGCTGCGGCCCTGCTACTGACCCTGCTACCCGCACGGCCGCCGCCCGGGCTCCTCTGGCTGCCGGCCGACCTGGCCTACACCTTCCTGATGCTCCGCCTGGGCCTCCGCACCTGGGCACGCTTGCGGCGCCGGCCTCCGGACACCTTCGTGGACTCCTTTGAGCGGCGTGCACGGGAGCAGCCGGGCCGCACGATCCTGGTGTGCACCGGTCCGGGGGGCCGCGCGGTCACCTTCCGGGAGCTGGACACCAGGGCCTGCCAGGCGGCCTGGGCCCTGAAGGCCGAACTGGCCGGCACCGAGGGCCTGCGCGCCCGGGAGCCCACCGCCCTGCTGGTGCTGCCCTCGCAGATGCTCCCCGCCCTGAGCCTGTGGCTAGGGCTGGCCAAGCTGGGCTGCCCGGTGGTCTGGATCAACCCTCACGGCCGCGGGCCACCCCTGGTGCACGCGGTGCTGAGCTCCGGGGCCCGCGTGCTGGTGGTGGACCCAG AGCTCCGGGCAAACCTGGAGGAGGTCCTGCCCAAGCTGCAGGCGGAGAAGGTGCACTGCCTCTACCTGGGCCGCAGCTCCCCCACGCCCGGGGTGGGGGCCCTGGGCGCCGCCCTGGCCGCCGCCCCCTCAGACCCCGTGCCCGCCGACCTGCGGGCGGACATCAAGCTGCGAAGCCCAGCCCTGTTCATCTACACCTCGGGGACCACCG GGCTCCCCAAGCCCGCCATCCTCACCTACGAGCGGGTGCTGCAGGTGGCAGGGATGCTGACTCTGTGTGGGGTCACAGCCGACGACGTGGTCTACACGGTCTTGCCTTTGTACCACACCATGGGGCTTGTCCTTGGAGTCCTCAGTTGCCTGGACCTTG gGGTGACCTGTGTCCTGGCCCCCAAGTTCTCTGCCTCCAGCTTCTGGGATGACTGTCGACAGCATGGTGTGACTGTGATCCAGTACGTGGGCGAGATCCTGCGGTACCTGTGCAACACACCCCAG CGGCCAGAGGACCGGACACATAAAGTCCGCCTGGCGATTGGCAATGGACTCCGGGCAGAAGTGTGGGAGACCTTCCAGCGGCGCTTCGGCCCCATTCGGATCTGGGAGATGTACGGCTCCACCGAGGGCAACGTCGGCTTCATCAACTATCCGGGGCGCTGTGGGGCCCAGGGCAAGACCAGCTGCTTACTCCGA ATGCTGTCCCCCTTCGAGCTGGTGCAGTAcagcctggagacagaggagcctctgagGGACAGTCAGGGCCTCTGCATCCGTGCGAGGCCAG GGGAGGCGGGACTCCTGCTGACCCAGGTGTTGCGTCACCAACCTTTCCTGGGCTACCGCGGGCCCCGGGAGCTGTCAGAGAAGAAGCTGGTGAAGAACGTGCGGCGCCCGAACGACCTTTACTACAACACCGGGGACGTGCTGGCCATGGACCACGAAGGCTTCCTCTACTTCCGCGACCGCATTGGGGACACCTTCCG GTGGAAGGGTGAGAATGTGTCCACGCGGGAGGTGGAGGGCGTGCTGTCAGTCGTGGACTTCCTGCAGGAGGTGAACGTGTACGGTGTGCCTGTGCCAG GGTGTGAGGGCAAGGTGGGCATGGCCGCCGTGCAGCTGGTGCCCGGCCAGGCCTTCGACGGGCAGAGGCTGTACCAGCACGTACGCACTTCTCTCCCGGGCTACGCCGCTCCCCATTTCATTCGTATCCAG GACGCCTTGGAGATCACAGGCACGTTCAAACTGGTGAAGTCCCGGTTGGTGCGCGAGGGCTTCAATGTGAGCGTCGTTGCTGATCCCCTGTTCGTGCTGGACAACCAGGCCCAAGCCTTCCGGCCCCTGACTCCAGATATATACCGGGCAGTGTGTGAGGGAGTCTGGAGACTCTGA
- the ZBTB45 gene encoding zinc finger and BTB domain-containing protein 45: MAAAAAEAVHHIHLQNFSRSLLETLNGQRLGGHFCDVTVRIREASLRAHRCVLAAGSPFFQDKLLLGHSEIRVPPVVPAQTVRQLVEFLYSGSLVVAQGEALQVLTAASVLRIQTVIDECTQIIARARAPAPGAPAPPPAPVPPPLAPAQLRHRLRHLLAARPPGPPGAAHPRKQRQPARLQLPAPPAPAKAESAASDPALTADDGADDDDDEADDETDGEDGEGSGPGEIQAPPAFPDCAAGFLPAAADGTREEPSVPAGLSDYSGPGRDFLRGTSAAEDVFPDGYVSAWQEGDQAAPEGCPAETPAPPDCVLSGPRPPGVKTPGPPVALFPFHLGAPGPPAQPPPAPSGPAPAPPPAFYPALQSDAAPSAPLGEAPAPAAAPPVAPSTTPARAPGAEPPAYECSHCHKTFSSRKNYTKHMFIHSGEKPHQCAVCWRSFSLRDYLLKHMVTHTGVRAFQCAVCAKRFTQKSSLNVHMRTHRPERAPCPACGKVFSHRALLERHLAAHPAP; the protein is encoded by the exons atggcggcggcggcggcggaggcggtGCACCACATCCACCTGCAGAACTTCTCGCGGTCCCTGCTCGAGACCCTCAACGGGCAGCGGCTGGGCGGGCACTTCTGTGACGTGACGGTCCGCATCCGAGAGGCCTCGCTGCGTGCCCACCGCTGCGTGCTGGCCGCCGGCTCGCCCTTCTTCCAGGACAAGCTGCTGCTCGGCCACTCGGAGATCCGCGTGCCACCGGTGGTGCCCGCGCAGACGGTGCGCCAGCTCGTCGAGTTCCTCTACAGCGGCTCGCTGGTGGTGGCGCAGGGCGAGGCGCTGCAGGTGCTCACCGCCGCGTCGGTGCTGCGCATCCAGACGGTCATAGACGAGTGCACACAGATCATCGCCCGCGCCCGCGCCCCCGCGCCAGGCGCTCCCGCGCCCCCGCCCGCGCCCGTGCCGCCGCCGCTGGCGCCCGCGCAACTGCGCCACCGCCTGCGGCACCTGCTGGCGGCTCGGCCCCCGGGTCCCCCCGGCGCCGCGCACCCGCGCAAGCAGCGCCAGCCGGCGCGCCTGCAGCTGCCCGCGCCCCCCGCACCCGCCAAGGCGGAGAGCGCGGCCTCCGACCCCGCGCTGACCGCGGACGACGGCGCGGACGATGACGACGACGAGGCCGACGACGAGACCGACGGCGAGGACGGCGAGGGCAGCGGCCCCGGGGAGATCCAGGCGCCCCCCGCCTTCCCCGACTGCGCCGCGGGCTTCCTGCCCGCCGCGGCGGATGGCACGCGGGAGGAGCCGTCCGTGCCCGCCGGCCTCTCGGATTACAGCGGGCCCGGCAGGGACTTCCTCCGGGGGACCTCGGCCGCCGAGGACGTGTTCCCCGACGGCTACGTCTCCGCCTGGCAAGAGGGCGATCAGGCTGCCCCCGAAGGCTGTCCGGCCGAGACCCCTGCCCCTCCCGACTGCGTCCTGTCGGGGCCCCGCCCACCTGGCGTGAAGACCCCCGGGCCGCCCGTGGCGCTTTTCCCCTTCCACCTGGGAGCCCCCGGGCCGCCGGCGCAACCCCCTCCCGCGCCCTCGGGGCCGGCCCCCGCGCCCCCGCCCGCCTTCTACCCAGCGCTGCAGTCGGACGCAGCTCCCAGCGCGCCACTAGGGGAGGCCCCGGCCCCAGCGGCTGCGCCCCCCGTGGCCCCCTCGACCACTCCCGCGCGCGCCCCAGGTGCCGAGCCGCCCGCCTACGAGTGCAGCCACTGCCACAAGACGTTCAGCTCTCGAAAAAACTACACCAAGCACATGTTCATCCACTCGG GGGAGAAGCCCCACCAGTGCGCCGTGTGCTGGAGATCCTTCTCGCTGCGTGACTACCTGCTCAAGCACATGGTCACGCACACTGGCGTGCGCGCCTTCCAGTGCGCCGTCTGCGCCAAGCGCTTCACGCAGAAAAGCTCGTTGAACGTGCACATGCGCACCCACCGGCCGGAGCGCGCGCCCTGCCCCGCCTGCGGCAAGGTCTTCTCGCACCGCGCGCTGCTGGAGCGCCACCTGGCCGCGCACCCTGCGCCCTGA